In the Nocardioides marmotae genome, CTCCCTGGCGATGGCCGCCAAGCTCAAGGGCTACCGGATCGTGTGCGTGATGCCGGAGAACACCTCCGAGGAGCGTCGCCAGCTGCTGCGGATGTGGGGCGCGGAGATCGTGTCCAGCCCCGCCGCGGGTGGCTCGAACGAGGCCGTGCGGGTGGCCAAGAAGGTCGCCGCCGAGCACCCCGACTGGGTGATGCTCTACCAGTACGGCAACGCCGCGAACGCGCTTGCCCACGAGGAGGGCACCGGCCCCGAGCTGCTGGCCGACCTGCCGAGCATCACCCACTTCGTCGCGGGGCTCGGCACCACCGGCACCCTGATGGGGGTCAGCCGCTACTTCCGCACGGCCAAGCCCGAGGTGCGGATCGTGGCGGCCGAGCCGCGGTACGGCGAGCTGGTCTACGGCCTGCGCAACCTCGACGAGGGCTTCGTGCCCGAGCTGTACGACGCCGACCTGATCGACTCGCGCTTCTCGGTCGGCCCGCGCGACGCCGTACGCCGCGTGCGCGAGCTGCTCGAGCTCGAGGGGATCTTCGCGGGCATCTCGACCGGGGCGATCCTGCACGCCGCGCTCGGCCAGGCCGCGAAGGCCGTGAAGGCGGGCGAGAGCGCCGACATCGCCTTCGTCGTGTGCGACGGCGGCTGGAAGTACCTCTCCACCGGCGCCTACGAGGGCACCATCGACCAGGCGGAGGACCGGCTCGAGGGCCAGCTGTGGGCCTGACCCGGCTGCTCGCCGCGCTGCTCCTCGGGGCCGCGCTGCTGGTCGCCGCCCCCGGCGCGGCGAGCGCCGAGCCGGTGCCGACCGCGCCGCCGGTGGTCAAGGGCGAGCCGGTCTTCGGCCAGCGCCTGGTCGCCGGCGCCGGCCGCTGGGAGGGCGGCACCGACGGGCTGACCCTGACCTACCGGTGGCTGCGGGGCGGGGAGCCCGTGCCCGGCGCCACCGACCGCACCCACGAGCTCGGCCTCGACGACCTCGGCCGCCGGCTGAGCGTGGAGGTCACCGCGACCGATTCGACCGGCGCCGCGACGACCGTGCGCTCGGCCCCCACCGACCGGGTGCGCCGCGCCCCGCTGTGGGTGCGCACGCCCGCGCGGGTCACCGGTGTGGCCCGCTTCGGCCGGGTCGTCCGGGTGGCGCCGGGCGAGGTGCGGCCCCTGGCCACCCGGGTGCGCGTGCGGTGGCTGGTCGCCGGCCGCCCGGTCGCCCGCGAGCGCGGCCTGACCTACCGCCTGCGCCCCGGCGACGTCGGCCGCAGGGTCCGCGCCGAGGTGGTGCACACCGCCCCCGGCCACACCACGCTGCGCCAGCGCACCGCCCCGAGGTCGGTCCGGCACCGGGTCGACGTGCGGCGGACGGTGACGTACTCGGTGCAGACGCGCGGACGGCTCACCACCAGCCTGGCGACGTTCCGCCGGCAGGCGCAGCAGACCTACGAGGACGCCCGTGGCTGGCGCGGCTCCGGCGTCCGGTTCGTGCCGGTCCGGCGCGGCGGGTCGTTCACCCTCGTGCTCGCCGCGGCGGCCGAGGTGCCGCGGTTCAGCCCCGTGTGCAGCGCGCAGTGGAGCTGCCGGGTCGGCCGCTACGTCGTCATCAACCAGGAGCGCTGGAAGCACGCCTCGCCGGCGTGGAACGCCGCCCGCGGCGCGCTGCGCGACTACCGGCACATGGTCGTCAACCACGAGACCGGCCACTGGCTGGGCCGCGGCCACGCCACCTGCGGCGGACGCGGGCAGCCCGCACCGGTCATGCAGCAGCAGTCCAAGGGGCTCGGCGGCTGCCGGTTCAACCCCTGGCCGACCCTCGCCGAGCTGCGCTGACCCGGGCTGACTCGAGCGGTCAGTCCCGGTCGACGACGAGCGGGTCGGTCCGCCCGAGCTCGCTGCCCGGCACCGGCCCGAGCCCCAGCAGGCGGGTCACCACGTTGGCGAGGTCGCCGTTGCGGACCGGCTGCCTGCCGGCGTACGACGTCCGCGAGCGGCCGGGTGCGGAGCGGTCGGGGTTGATCCGGTAGAGGTCCGCGGCCTCGATCCCGCGGCCCCACACCAGGAACGGGACCCGGTAGTCGGCGTACCGCGTGGCGTCGTAGTGCCCGGCGCCGCGACCGCCGTGGTCGGCGGTCAGCACGACCACCACCTCGCGGCGCAGCTCCGCGTCGCCCTCGACCGCACGGACCAGCTTGCCGATGAGCCGGTCGGCGCGGGCGACCGCGTCGAGGTAGGACCGCGACATGAAGCCGTTCGCGTGGCCGGCGACGTCGGGCGTGGCGAGGTGGACGAAGGTGAGCGCGCGGTCCTCGTGGCGCAGGTCGCGCCGGGCCGCCTTGACCAGGGCGAGCGGGTCCTCCTCGTAGGTCAGCGCGTCGACGCCGCGCGGCCAGGACCGCTCGAACAGCGTGAACTTCTCCTTGCCGGTGAAGACCACCGACTCGCCGGACGCGGCGCGCACCACGCTGAAGACCGAGGCGACCGCGTGGCCGGCGGCGCGCTGCACGGTGGTGCCGGGGCGGTGGGTGTTCCAGGTGACGCCGTGGCCGCCCTTGGCCGCGTCGATCCGGCGCCCGGTGACCATCCCGGTGTGGTTGGGCAGGGTGAGGGTCAGCTCGCGCGCGGTGCGGGCGTTGCGGGTCGAGGCGCCCTGGGCCAGCAGCCGGTGCAGGACCGGCGTGCGCTGCTCGCCCAGCCGCGCCAGCGCGGCGGGGTTGAGCCCGTCGACGGAGATCGCCAGGACCCGTCGGTCCTCGGGGACGACCCGGCGCCCCGCCTCGCCCGCGGGCACCGTGGCGGCGGCCGTCCGCGGGGGCCCGTCGCACGGCGCGGTGCCGGCGAGGACGGGGGTGGCGGAGAGCGGGAGCAGGGCGGCGACGGCGGCTGCCACGACGGAGGTACGGCGCACCCGACCACGCTAGCCCCGGGCCGGGCGAGCGCCGGCGATCCGCGCTCGGACGTGACGCTGCTCAAGAGTCCGTGCCAACGGGCCCGGATGCGCTTACCGTTGCGACCGTGCCGCGCCCCTCCCGCCCCGTCGCCGATCCCGGCGCAGGGGTCAGGGGCCGCGGTGGTCTCGGGGGAGGTACGGCGTGAGGGTCACGGTCATCGGTTGCTCCGGCTCCTATCCGGGGCCCACGTCGCCGGCCAGCTGCTACCTGCTCGAGGCCGAGCACGACGACGGTACGGGCGCGCGGACCTGGCGGGTGCTGGTCGACCTCGGCAACGGGGCGCTCGGCCCGCTGCACACCTACGCCGACCCGCTGGCGATCGACGCGGTGCTGCTGAGCCACCTGCACGCCGACCACTGCCTCGACCTCTGCGGCTACCACGTGCTGCGTCGCTACCACCCCTCCGGCCCGCAGCCGCGGATCCCGGTGCACGGCCCCGAGGGGACCGCCGACCGGATGGCGCGCGCCTACGACCTCCCGCTGGACCCCGGCATGCGCGAGGAGTTCGACTTCCGGGAGTGGGACGGCCCGGTCCGCATCGGTCCCTTCGCCGTCGACCCGGTGCCCGTCGACCATCCGGTGCCTGCGTTCGGCCTGCGGATCGAGGCCGACGGCGCGGTGCTCGCCTACAGCGGCGACACCGGCCCGTGCGCCGGCCTGGACCGGGTCGCCACCGACGCCGACCTCTTCCTCGCCGAGGCCTCCTTCGAGGAGGGCGGCGACAACCCGCCCTCGCTGCACCTGACCGGCAAGGACTGCGGCACGACCGCCACCCGGGCCCACGCCCGGCGCCTCGTGCTCACCCACGTGCCGCCCTGGCACGACCCGGCGGTCGTGCTGGCCGAGGCGCGGGCGGTCTACGACGGCCCGGTCGAGCTGGCCCGGCCCGGCGCGGTCTACGAGCTCGGCGCCCGGCCGAGCGAGCCGGCCCGGTCGACGGACCGGCCCGCCCAGCGCGCCTGAGCCAGCCGGACCCCGGGAGCCCCGGGATCTCCGGGAGCTCCGGGACCCCGCCGGGGTCAGACCAGCCCGGCGTCGTGCACGCACATCGCGATCTGCACGCGGTTGGTCACGACCAGCTTCTCGAAGAGCCGGGAGACGTGCGCCTTGACCGTCGGCACGGACAGGTGCAGCTCGCGGGCGACCTCGGCGTTGCTCAGCCCCCGGCCCACGGCCAGGGCGACCTCGCGCTCCCGGTCGGTGAGCAGCGCGAGCCGGGCCTCGGCGCGGGCCGCGCGGTCGTCGGCCGGCTCGGCCTGGGCGGCGCGCAGCCGGTCGATGAGGGTCCGGGTCACCGAGGGGGAGAGCATCGGCTCGCCCTCGGCGACCTTGCGCAG is a window encoding:
- a CDS encoding PLP-dependent cysteine synthase family protein, which gives rise to MRYDSLLASVGNTPLVGLPRLSPSPDVRLWAKLEDRNPTGSIKDRPALKMIEEAEKDGTLRPGCTILEPTSGNTGISLAMAAKLKGYRIVCVMPENTSEERRQLLRMWGAEIVSSPAAGGSNEAVRVAKKVAAEHPDWVMLYQYGNAANALAHEEGTGPELLADLPSITHFVAGLGTTGTLMGVSRYFRTAKPEVRIVAAEPRYGELVYGLRNLDEGFVPELYDADLIDSRFSVGPRDAVRRVRELLELEGIFAGISTGAILHAALGQAAKAVKAGESADIAFVVCDGGWKYLSTGAYEGTIDQAEDRLEGQLWA
- a CDS encoding DUF3152 domain-containing protein; this translates as MGLTRLLAALLLGAALLVAAPGAASAEPVPTAPPVVKGEPVFGQRLVAGAGRWEGGTDGLTLTYRWLRGGEPVPGATDRTHELGLDDLGRRLSVEVTATDSTGAATTVRSAPTDRVRRAPLWVRTPARVTGVARFGRVVRVAPGEVRPLATRVRVRWLVAGRPVARERGLTYRLRPGDVGRRVRAEVVHTAPGHTTLRQRTAPRSVRHRVDVRRTVTYSVQTRGRLTTSLATFRRQAQQTYEDARGWRGSGVRFVPVRRGGSFTLVLAAAAEVPRFSPVCSAQWSCRVGRYVVINQERWKHASPAWNAARGALRDYRHMVVNHETGHWLGRGHATCGGRGQPAPVMQQQSKGLGGCRFNPWPTLAELR
- a CDS encoding alkaline phosphatase family protein encodes the protein MRRTSVVAAAVAALLPLSATPVLAGTAPCDGPPRTAAATVPAGEAGRRVVPEDRRVLAISVDGLNPAALARLGEQRTPVLHRLLAQGASTRNARTARELTLTLPNHTGMVTGRRIDAAKGGHGVTWNTHRPGTTVQRAAGHAVASVFSVVRAASGESVVFTGKEKFTLFERSWPRGVDALTYEEDPLALVKAARRDLRHEDRALTFVHLATPDVAGHANGFMSRSYLDAVARADRLIGKLVRAVEGDAELRREVVVVLTADHGGRGAGHYDATRYADYRVPFLVWGRGIEAADLYRINPDRSAPGRSRTSYAGRQPVRNGDLANVVTRLLGLGPVPGSELGRTDPLVVDRD
- a CDS encoding MBL fold metallo-hydrolase, yielding MRVTVIGCSGSYPGPTSPASCYLLEAEHDDGTGARTWRVLVDLGNGALGPLHTYADPLAIDAVLLSHLHADHCLDLCGYHVLRRYHPSGPQPRIPVHGPEGTADRMARAYDLPLDPGMREEFDFREWDGPVRIGPFAVDPVPVDHPVPAFGLRIEADGAVLAYSGDTGPCAGLDRVATDADLFLAEASFEEGGDNPPSLHLTGKDCGTTATRAHARRLVLTHVPPWHDPAVVLAEARAVYDGPVELARPGAVYELGARPSEPARSTDRPAQRA